The Burkholderia ambifaria AMMD genome contains the following window.
GGCTCTGTTCGGCAAGCTCGGGGTTCAGCTCTACCGCAGCATCGAATCGGCGACACAGTTCTGCAAGTTGCGCGGCAATCCGTACGTGGAGCTCATTCACTGGTTGCATCAGCTCCTGCAGCAACCCGATAGCGACCTGCATCGCATCCTGCGGCACGCGGGCATCGAGCGCGACGTGCTCGATCGCGACTTCGCGCGGGCGTTGGCGGTGCTGCCGGCCGGTGCCAGTTCAATCAGCGACTTTTCCTGGCACATCGAGACAGCGATCGAACGCGCGTGGGTTCTCGCGACGCTAAGTCATGGCGATCGCCGTGTGCGCGGCGCGTGGCTCGTTGCTGCGCTTGTCTCGACGCCCGAGTTGAGGCGTGTTCTGCTGTCGATCTCTCCCGCGTTCGGCAAGATCCCTGTCGACGGGCTGGGCGATGAGCTGCCGGCATGGATCGACGGATCGCCTGAAGCCGCCGATGCGCCGTACGACCACAGCGACCTTTCGGCGGCAACACCGGGCGAGGCGTCCGGCGCGATTCCAGTCGCATCGAAGCGTGGTTCGCTCGACCAGTATTGCGCTGACCTGACAGCGCTCGCTCGCATGGGCGAGATCGATCCGGTCATCGGCCGCGAACTCGAGATTCGCACGATGATCGACGTGCTGCTGCGCCGTCGGCAGAACAACCCGTTGGTGACGGGTGAGGCCGGTGTTGGCAAGACGGCCGTCGTGGAAGGGTTGGCGCGCGCGATCGCATCGGGCAATGTGCCGCCGAAGCTTGCCGATGTGCGGCTGCTGTCGCTCGACGTCGGCGCATTGCTCGCCGGCGCGAGCATGAAGGGGGAGTTCGAAGCGCGTCTGAAAGGGCTGCTCGAAGCCGCTGGAAAATCGCCGACGCCGGTGATCCTCTTCATCGACGAGATTCACACCCTGATCGGCGCGGGCGGCCAGGCGGGCACGGGCGATGCCGCCAATCTGCTGAAACCCGCGCTTGCGCGGGGGACGATCCGTACGATCGGCGCGACGACCTGGGCCGAGTACAAGCGTCACATCGAGAAGGATCCGGCGCTCACGCGACGCTTCCAGGTGCTGCAGATCGCCGAGCCGTCCGAGGCTGCTGCCATCGATATGGTGCGCGGGCTTGTGCAAACGTTTTCTCGACATCACGGCGTCGTGGTGCTCGACGAAGCGATCCGTGCGGCGGTGACGCTGTCACACCGGTATATCCCATCGCGTCAGTTGCCGGACAAGGCCATCAGCCTGCTCGACACCGCCTGTGCACGTGTGGCGCTGTCGCAGCATGCCACGCCGCGTGAACTGGACGACGTGCGTCAGCGTCTTGCGGCCGCGCGTGCCGAGGAGGCGTTGCTCGTGCAGGAAGCCCGTATCGGCCTGGATACCGACAGGGCGTTGACGGGCGTGCGAGCGCGCATCGATACATTGGGGGCCGAAGCGGCTGCGGTCGAGCATCGCTGGCGCGCTCAGGCCGCCGCCGCGCAGGCGTTGCTGGCCGCGCGCGAGGCCATTGGACCCGACGACGGCAAAACCCCGCGGGACGAGGTGGCGGCGCTTCCGAAGCTGCGCGAACTCGAACACGCGCTCGTTGCGCTGCAAGGCGATGCGCCGCTCGTATTCCCCGAGGTCGACGAGGCGATCGTCGCGGAAATCGTATCCGATTGGACCGGCATCCCTGTTGGCCGGATGGTGACTGATGAGGTCGCCGCGGTGCGCAAGTTGCCCGAGACGCTCGAGGCACGCGTGATTGGCCAGACCAACGCGCTACGTCAAATTGGCGAACGTGTGCAGACCGCACGCGCAGGCCTCACGGACCCGAGGAAACCGGTCGGCGTGTTCCTGCTCGCCGGTCCGTCGGGCGTCGGCAAGACTGAAACCGCGCTGGCGCTGGC
Protein-coding sequences here:
- the tssH gene encoding type VI secretion system ATPase TssH, with protein sequence MTISRQALFGKLGVQLYRSIESATQFCKLRGNPYVELIHWLHQLLQQPDSDLHRILRHAGIERDVLDRDFARALAVLPAGASSISDFSWHIETAIERAWVLATLSHGDRRVRGAWLVAALVSTPELRRVLLSISPAFGKIPVDGLGDELPAWIDGSPEAADAPYDHSDLSAATPGEASGAIPVASKRGSLDQYCADLTALARMGEIDPVIGRELEIRTMIDVLLRRRQNNPLVTGEAGVGKTAVVEGLARAIASGNVPPKLADVRLLSLDVGALLAGASMKGEFEARLKGLLEAAGKSPTPVILFIDEIHTLIGAGGQAGTGDAANLLKPALARGTIRTIGATTWAEYKRHIEKDPALTRRFQVLQIAEPSEAAAIDMVRGLVQTFSRHHGVVVLDEAIRAAVTLSHRYIPSRQLPDKAISLLDTACARVALSQHATPRELDDVRQRLAAARAEEALLVQEARIGLDTDRALTGVRARIDTLGAEAAAVEHRWRAQAAAAQALLAAREAIGPDDGKTPRDEVAALPKLRELEHALVALQGDAPLVFPEVDEAIVAEIVSDWTGIPVGRMVTDEVAAVRKLPETLEARVIGQTNALRQIGERVQTARAGLTDPRKPVGVFLLAGPSGVGKTETALALAEALYGGEQNLITINMSEYQEAHTVSGLKGAPPGYVGYGEGGVLTEAVRRRPYSVVLLDEIEKAHRDVHEMFFQVFDKGYMEDGDGRYIDFRNTTILLTSNVGSELSTSLCADPSLAPNQDGLREALTPELLKVFPAAFLGRVTVVPYRPLADSVLASIVRLYLERIVKRMADGHGIALTYDDAVVNYIIGRCLVQETGARVLIGFIEQHVLPRLSALWLDAFASKRTLSHIVIGVADPSCMPAQALSFDAIAFHSDEPVL